ACCGCAAGGTGACCGACAAAGCCAATGAGCTTAAGGAATTCATCCAGCGCTTTTCCTCCAACGCTTCAAAAGCGAAACAGGCGACCTCGCGCAAAAAACTTCTGGATAAGCTCAACGTCGAGGATCTTCCGGTCTCCTCGCGCAAGTATCCCTTCGTCGTGTTCAAACCTGAACGGCCCTGCGGCGACATCATCCTTGAAATCAAAGGGCTCTGCAAAAAGATTGACGGGGTCGAGGTGCTCGGCGGTCTTGATCTGTGCGTCAACAAGGGCGACAAAATCGCCTTCGTCGGTGGCGACGGCCTGGGCAAGACCACCCTTTTTCAGATTCTTGCAGGCGAACTTGAACCGGACGCCGGCAGCTTCCGCTGGGGGGTGACCATCACCAGCGCCTATTTCCCCAAGGAGAACAGTGCCTACTTCGACAACGATCTGAACCTGATCGAGTGGCTCTGCCAATTTCCTCCCTGCGATGGAGAAAGCTTCGCGCGCGGCTTTCTCGGCCGGATGCTTTTCTCCGGCGACGAAGCGACCAAAAAGGCCAAGGTTCTTTCCGGCGGCGAGCGCGTACGCTGCATGTTGGCGCGCATGATGCTCGTCGGCGCCAACGCCCTGATGCTCGACGAGCCGACCAACCATCTCGACCTCGAGTCCATCACCGCGCTCAACAACGGCCTGATCGCTTTCAATGAGGTCGTTCTCTTCGCCTCGCATGACCATCAGTTCGTTACCACCATCGCCAACCGCATCGTCGAGCTGACCCCCGGCGGCGTCATCGACCGGGTGATGAACTTCGATGACTACTTGGAAAACGCCGATGTGGCACAACTGCGCGACCAACTCTACCAGGGGCACGGCGAATTGAAGCTGTAAGCCCTTTTGCGAAAGGATTGACACCATGGCGAAAAAACCGAACTACAACTTCGAGAAACGACAGAAGGAGTTGGCCAAGAAAGCCAAAAAGGAAGAAAAGCGGCAACGCAAGCTCCAAGGACTCGACACGCCTGAAGATGCGGAGGAGACCGACGAGGCGGCCGACAACGATGAGAGCGAAACCTGAATCGGGTCGCCGGCATCTGCCTCCTCTTGCCGTGATTTTTCTTTTTGGAGCAGAGAAATGATTATCGACTGGTATCCCGGTCACATGAAGAAAGCGCGGGCGCAGATCGTTGAGGTCCTGCCGACCATCGACCTGATCATCGAAGTTCTCGATGCCCGCCTGCCGGTCAGCAGCGCCAATCCTCTGCTGGAGAAATTGCGGGGCGCCAAGCCCTGCATCAAGGTGCTGAACAAGAAAGATCTGGCCGATCCGACGGTCACTAAGGCCTGGGTCGGTTTTTTTGAACAACAGCAGAGAGTGAAGGCAATCCCTCTCGAAGCCAAAGACCGGCGCGATGTCGGACTGTTGCCAAAACTCTGTCGCACAATGGCGCCCAACCGCGGCAACAAAGGGCAGAAGCCACTGCGAGTCATGGTCGTCGGCATACCCAATGTCGGCAAGTCGACCCTGATCAATACGCTGGCGGGCAAAAGGATGGCAAGAGTCGGCGACAAGCCGGCCATCACCACCTGTCCGCAAAAGATCGACCTGCGCAATGGCATCCTGCTCTCCGATACACCCGGGTTGCTGTGGCCGGCGATGGATGATCAGGCAGGCGCTTGTCGCCTGGCCGCCAGCGGCGCAATTGGCGACAACGCCTTCGATCCTCCTGATATCGCCCTGATGACCATCGAATACCTGGTCGGCAAATATCCGGCGCTGCTGCTGCAGGGCTATCAACTGACGGACCTTCCCGAAAACTCAACCGAAATCCTGATGGAAATCGGTCGCCGCCGCGGCTGCCTGGTCAAGGGCGGCGATGTCGACCTGAACCGCGCGGCCATACAATTCCTGCGCGACCTGCGCGCCGGAAAGCTGGGACGGATCAGCCTGGAGCGACCCGGAGAAGCACCGGTTCCGCCTGGAGACTCGGACAGCGATGAATCCAGCCTTTAACTGTTGTTGCTGCGGTCACTGCTGCCTCAATTTGGTTGATGCATACAACGGCTGCGTCAGCGATGACGACGTGGAGCGCTGGCAAAAACTGGGTCGTCATGATCTGATGGCGTGGATCAACACCCTTGATCTGGGACCCGGCAACAAACTGCATCTGGCCTGGATTGATCCGGAATCCGGGGATGACGTCGAACGCTGTCCCTGGTTGCTTGATCGTCTCGACCGCGCCGAGAGTAAAGGCTATCTGTGCGGAATCGACGAGATCAAACCGGACCATTGCCGGTCCTATCCTACAGATCAAAGTCATGCCACCGCCACCGGCTGCAACGGCTATCGTGCCCTTCGAGAAAGGTCATCCTCATGAAAGACAAATCAACGAACAAAGACCTCTACGTATCCGACATTTCCTCCAATGTCCAGGAGGAGGATCTGCGTAAACTTTTCGCCGTCTGCGGCAAGGTTCGCGCCGTTCACCTGATCACCGACCAGAAGACGGGTCAGTTCAAAGGCTGTGCCTTCATCAACATGGGCACAGCAGCCGAAGCCAAAGATGCGCTGAACACCCTCGACGGCACCCGCCTGATCGATCGCTGCATCAAAGTCAGGGCAGCGCGACCAAAAAACACCATGGCACCAGCGACACCATCCGCTCCAGAAAAACCCCGGAAAGCACGAGGTGCGCGAGGTCGCCGCCAATAACAATTCAGGCCCGGCTTGATCTCGGCAGTGCCATTCACCGCAAAGGTCAGGAGTGTTTATGCTTTACCGCTATAACCGCTCTACGCCGTTCCTTACCCCTGCGTGCCGGCCCGGAAAACGGTCCGGCATTTTTTTCGCGCAGATTCCATGCT
The nucleotide sequence above comes from Geoalkalibacter ferrihydriticus DSM 17813. Encoded proteins:
- a CDS encoding ABC-F family ATP-binding cassette domain-containing protein, with product MISASNVALSYGKRVIFKDVNIKFTPGNCYGLIGANGAGKSTFLKILAGESEADKGEISVTPGERIAMLRQDQFAFDEETVSNTVIMGHKRLFEVLTEREAIYAKPDFSEADGIRSGELEAEFAEMNGYEAETEAAVLLSGLGIPEELRNRKMKELEPGDKVRVLLAQALFGNPDILLLDEPTNHLDLKSIAWLEDFLFRFPNTVIVVSHDRHFLNQVCTHVADIDFGKITVYVGNYDFWYQASQLTLKQKQDENRKVTDKANELKEFIQRFSSNASKAKQATSRKKLLDKLNVEDLPVSSRKYPFVVFKPERPCGDIILEIKGLCKKIDGVEVLGGLDLCVNKGDKIAFVGGDGLGKTTLFQILAGELEPDAGSFRWGVTITSAYFPKENSAYFDNDLNLIEWLCQFPPCDGESFARGFLGRMLFSGDEATKKAKVLSGGERVRCMLARMMLVGANALMLDEPTNHLDLESITALNNGLIAFNEVVLFASHDHQFVTTIANRIVELTPGGVIDRVMNFDDYLENADVAQLRDQLYQGHGELKL
- the ylqF gene encoding ribosome biogenesis GTPase YlqF translates to MIIDWYPGHMKKARAQIVEVLPTIDLIIEVLDARLPVSSANPLLEKLRGAKPCIKVLNKKDLADPTVTKAWVGFFEQQQRVKAIPLEAKDRRDVGLLPKLCRTMAPNRGNKGQKPLRVMVVGIPNVGKSTLINTLAGKRMARVGDKPAITTCPQKIDLRNGILLSDTPGLLWPAMDDQAGACRLAASGAIGDNAFDPPDIALMTIEYLVGKYPALLLQGYQLTDLPENSTEILMEIGRRRGCLVKGGDVDLNRAAIQFLRDLRAGKLGRISLERPGEAPVPPGDSDSDESSL
- a CDS encoding RNA recognition motif domain-containing protein, encoding MKDKSTNKDLYVSDISSNVQEEDLRKLFAVCGKVRAVHLITDQKTGQFKGCAFINMGTAAEAKDALNTLDGTRLIDRCIKVRAARPKNTMAPATPSAPEKPRKARGARGRRQ